From the Pseudarthrobacter sp. MM222 genome, one window contains:
- the tmk gene encoding dTMP kinase: MTTQNPGLFIAFEGGDGAGKSTQTAELAGALEARGFKVLRTREPGGTPIGEKLRSLVLDHGHGHIDAHTEALIFAASRAAHASQVIRPALEQGQIVLTDRYIDSSVAYQGAGRDLGTDAVREINEWATSGLQPDLTVLLDVDPAVGRRRRTAGDAAEDRLESEADEFHARIRAAFLDLAAARPEKYLVLPAHLPVEAISARILERVASLLALSGSVPA; this comes from the coding sequence GTGACTACCCAGAACCCCGGACTGTTTATCGCCTTCGAAGGCGGCGACGGCGCCGGCAAGTCCACGCAGACCGCAGAACTGGCCGGGGCGCTTGAGGCGCGCGGCTTCAAAGTCCTGCGGACCCGCGAGCCGGGTGGCACTCCGATCGGCGAAAAATTGCGTTCCCTCGTGCTGGATCACGGGCACGGCCACATCGACGCCCATACCGAAGCCCTGATCTTCGCCGCTTCCCGGGCCGCCCACGCCAGCCAGGTTATCCGGCCCGCCCTCGAACAGGGCCAGATCGTCCTCACCGACCGTTACATCGACTCCTCGGTGGCCTACCAGGGGGCAGGACGCGACCTCGGCACCGACGCCGTCCGGGAAATCAACGAATGGGCCACCTCCGGACTCCAGCCGGACCTCACGGTACTGCTCGACGTCGACCCCGCGGTTGGCCGGCGCCGCCGCACCGCGGGAGATGCCGCGGAGGACCGGCTGGAATCCGAGGCGGATGAATTCCATGCCCGGATCCGCGCCGCTTTCCTTGACCTTGCCGCGGCCCGGCCTGAGAAGTACCTGGTCCTGCCCGCGCACCTGCCGGTCGAGGCGATTTCCGCGCGGATCCTCGAACGTGTCGCGTCCTTGCTGGCCCTGTCCGGCAGCGTGCCGGCATGA
- a CDS encoding trans-sulfuration enzyme family protein — MSLSEEQAATLSAETVVVASGRPPRTRDQPVNPPLVLSSTYFGTGPLGDGDRGYGRYSNPTWDPFEEALGQLEGAELPGLLYASGLAAVSSALSLVPAGGVLVMPSHSYAGSLVMATELAEKGFLELRTVDITDTDAVLEQLTPAEGAAASMLWLESPTNPMLGVADIRALTAAAHDAGAIVVTDNTFSTPLVQQPLSLGSDVVLHSVTKYLSGHSDVVLGALVTSDAGLRATLLHHRTIHGGIAGPFEAWLALRGLRTLALRIERSQASAVVLADRLSTHPGIAGIRFPGLASDPGHERAKDQMKGFGSILCIEVAPVGGAQGLSGADAADRMIRALQLWLPATSLGGVESLIERRRRHVAEPVSVPENLVRLSVGIENVEDLWADLEQALATLDG; from the coding sequence ATGAGTCTTTCCGAAGAGCAGGCAGCCACGCTTTCCGCCGAAACTGTGGTGGTGGCGTCCGGCCGCCCGCCGCGCACCCGTGACCAGCCAGTCAACCCGCCGCTTGTGCTGTCCTCGACCTATTTCGGCACCGGGCCCCTGGGCGACGGCGACCGCGGTTACGGGCGGTATTCCAACCCCACCTGGGACCCGTTCGAGGAGGCCCTCGGCCAGCTCGAAGGCGCCGAGCTCCCCGGACTGCTGTACGCCTCAGGGCTCGCCGCCGTCAGTTCCGCGTTGTCGCTGGTACCCGCCGGGGGAGTGCTGGTGATGCCGTCCCACAGCTACGCGGGGTCCCTGGTGATGGCCACGGAGCTGGCCGAGAAGGGCTTCCTGGAACTGCGCACTGTGGACATCACGGATACCGACGCCGTGCTGGAGCAGCTCACGCCGGCGGAGGGAGCAGCAGCGAGCATGCTCTGGCTGGAGAGCCCGACGAACCCGATGCTCGGCGTCGCCGACATCCGGGCGCTGACCGCGGCCGCCCACGACGCTGGCGCCATTGTTGTGACGGACAATACGTTCTCGACCCCCTTGGTGCAGCAGCCGCTGTCGCTGGGGTCCGACGTCGTGCTGCATTCCGTGACGAAGTACCTGTCCGGCCATTCCGACGTCGTGTTGGGCGCCCTCGTGACGTCCGACGCGGGGCTTCGCGCCACGCTGCTGCACCACCGCACCATCCATGGCGGTATCGCCGGACCCTTCGAGGCGTGGCTGGCCCTGCGCGGACTGCGCACGCTTGCCCTGCGGATTGAGCGTTCGCAGGCGTCGGCGGTTGTCCTCGCGGACCGGCTCAGCACGCATCCGGGGATAGCCGGTATCCGTTTCCCGGGCCTCGCCTCGGATCCGGGCCACGAGCGGGCAAAGGACCAGATGAAGGGCTTCGGCTCCATCCTCTGTATCGAAGTCGCGCCGGTAGGCGGAGCGCAGGGCCTGAGCGGGGCAGATGCGGCCGACCGGATGATCCGTGCGCTGCAGCTGTGGTTGCCGGCCACCTCGCTCGGCGGGGTGGAGTCGCTGATCGAACGGCGTCGCCGGCACGTGGCGGAGCCGGTGAGTGTTCCGGAGAACTTGGTCCGGTTGAGCGTCGGAATCGAGAACGTCGAGGACCTTTGGGCCGATTTGGAGCAGGCCCTGGCTACTCTGGACGGCTAG
- a CDS encoding phosphoglyceromutase, which yields MTYKLILLRHGHSEWNAKNLFTGWVDVDLNDQGRAEAVRGGELLVENNILPDILYTSRLRRAINTANLTLETADRGWIDVKRDWRLNERHYGALQGKDKAQTLAEFGEEQFMLWRRSYDTPPPPLADDSEFSQAGDPRYADLGDDLPRTECLKDVLIRLMPYWESDIKEDLKAGKTVLVTAHGNSLRALVKHLDGISDEDIAGLNIPTGIPLVYELDENFAPLKPGGTYLDPEAAAEAIQAVANQGKK from the coding sequence ATGACTTACAAGCTGATTCTGCTGCGCCACGGCCACAGCGAATGGAACGCCAAGAACCTGTTCACCGGCTGGGTGGACGTTGACCTGAATGACCAGGGCCGCGCTGAAGCGGTTCGCGGCGGCGAGCTTCTCGTGGAGAACAACATCCTCCCGGACATCCTGTACACCTCGCGGCTGAGGCGGGCCATCAACACGGCCAACCTGACCCTGGAGACGGCCGACCGTGGCTGGATCGACGTCAAGCGGGACTGGCGCCTCAACGAACGCCACTACGGTGCCCTGCAGGGCAAGGACAAGGCCCAGACTCTCGCCGAATTCGGCGAAGAGCAGTTCATGCTGTGGCGCCGGTCCTACGACACCCCGCCGCCGCCCCTCGCCGACGACTCCGAGTTCTCCCAGGCGGGCGATCCCCGGTACGCCGATTTGGGCGATGACCTTCCGCGCACCGAGTGCCTCAAGGACGTCCTCATCCGTCTCATGCCGTACTGGGAATCGGACATCAAGGAGGACCTGAAGGCAGGGAAGACCGTCCTGGTCACGGCCCACGGCAACTCGCTCCGCGCACTGGTCAAGCACCTGGACGGCATCAGCGACGAGGACATCGCCGGCCTGAACATTCCCACCGGCATCCCGCTGGTCTACGAACTGGACGAGAACTTCGCACCGCTTAAGCCGGGCGGCACGTACCTCGACCCGGAGGCCGCTGCCGAGGCGATCCAGGCAGTCGCCAACCAGGGCAAGAAGTAG
- a CDS encoding class I SAM-dependent methyltransferase — protein MVHKAERVDSSVIRGSAKSAVRSGRPVGNVTRGTTNPNRMRRLDRWLTGPQAWRLRAASDPLVVDLGYGASPATAVELFERLSVIRPDVRVVGIEIEPERVRLAQELERPGLSFRLGGFELPVQGRPVLVRAFNVLRQYEEADVSGIWLLVQGRLAPGGLFIDGTCDEIGRRVTWVALDAEGPLSLTLSVRFGSFELPSDVAERLPKALIHRNVPGERIHSYLSAMDQAWLEAAPLASFGNRQRWSAMCRGLLDAGWPVHDGPSRWRLGELTVAWDAVAPGAQPGGHQGP, from the coding sequence GTGGTGCATAAGGCTGAGCGCGTGGACTCCTCCGTGATCAGAGGCAGCGCCAAGAGCGCGGTCCGCAGCGGGCGCCCGGTGGGCAATGTTACCCGGGGGACCACCAACCCCAACCGGATGCGGCGGCTGGACCGCTGGTTAACGGGACCGCAGGCGTGGCGGCTCCGTGCGGCGTCCGACCCCCTCGTCGTCGACCTCGGCTACGGTGCTTCCCCGGCCACCGCCGTCGAACTTTTCGAGCGACTGTCCGTGATCCGTCCGGACGTCCGGGTGGTCGGCATCGAAATCGAGCCTGAGCGGGTCCGGCTGGCGCAAGAACTGGAACGGCCGGGCCTCAGCTTCCGGCTCGGTGGTTTCGAGCTTCCGGTGCAGGGCCGGCCGGTGCTGGTGCGCGCCTTCAACGTGCTGCGGCAGTATGAGGAGGCCGATGTTTCCGGTATTTGGCTGCTGGTGCAGGGCCGGCTCGCGCCCGGCGGCCTGTTTATCGACGGCACCTGCGACGAGATCGGCCGGCGCGTCACGTGGGTGGCCCTGGACGCCGAGGGACCGCTCAGCCTGACCCTGTCAGTGCGCTTCGGCAGTTTCGAGCTGCCATCCGACGTGGCCGAACGGTTGCCGAAGGCCCTCATCCACCGGAACGTGCCGGGCGAAAGGATCCATTCCTACCTCTCGGCGATGGACCAGGCCTGGCTGGAGGCGGCGCCGCTGGCCTCTTTCGGGAACAGGCAGCGCTGGTCCGCGATGTGCCGGGGGCTACTCGACGCCGGCTGGCCGGTCCACGACGGGCCGTCGCGATGGCGGCTGGGCGAACTGACCGTGGCCTGGGACGCCGTCGCGCCGGGTGCCCAGCCTGGCGGTCACCAGGGGCCGTAG
- a CDS encoding DUF2516 family protein: MDGRALIYYVETGIYLLLALVALVIEVWAFFDCLRHKAPAFEAVSKRTKTFWLALTGGALAVGLLSVLGGGGGGLLGPLGLFGLAAVTAASVYLADVRPAVTDAGRGGNRSQGPYGPW, encoded by the coding sequence ATGGACGGACGCGCGCTTATTTACTATGTCGAAACAGGAATCTATCTCCTCCTGGCCTTGGTAGCCCTGGTCATCGAGGTGTGGGCGTTTTTCGATTGCCTGCGCCACAAAGCCCCGGCTTTTGAAGCCGTGTCCAAGCGGACCAAGACGTTCTGGCTGGCCCTGACCGGCGGCGCCCTGGCCGTGGGTCTGCTTTCAGTGCTGGGCGGCGGTGGCGGGGGACTCCTCGGCCCGTTGGGCCTGTTCGGACTCGCCGCCGTAACCGCAGCTTCCGTCTACCTCGCCGATGTCCGCCCTGCCGTCACTGACGCGGGCCGCGGCGGAAACCGCAGCCAGGGACCCTACGGCCCCTGGTGA